The window CCCATCTGGTGGCGCAGCTGGCCGCTCAGGTCGGCGGCTGGCTCGTCGATGCCACCATCGCCTACATCAGCGCCGACACCAGGGTCCCGACGCCGTACGGCACCTGGTACGAGGTGCTCGAGGTCCTGCCCTTCGGGCTCAAGACCCTGCGGGAGCGGCTGCGGGCGCACGACGCCGGGTCGGTGGTGGTGAAGAAGCGGGGGACCGCGGTCGAGCCGGACGTGCTGCGCAGGCAGCTCAAGCTGACCGGGACCCGCGAGGTGACCGTGGTGCTGACGCGTGCGGCCGGGCGCCAGATCGCGATGGTGGTCCGGCCGGACGGCCGGTCCCGCTAGCAGACGTCGGGCTCAGCCCCGGAACTGCCCGAGCAGCCGGCCGACGCGGCCCGCGACGCCGGACACCCCGCCGACGGCGGCCCGCAGTGCGGCGCCGCCGGGCAGGCCCGGGACGTCGTCCAGCAGCGGCGCGAGGCGCATCCACTGGGGCAGCTGCTGCACCTGCAGCCGGCGGCTCACCAGCAGTTGCGGCAGGCCGGCCCGGCCGGCCGAGACGTCCAGCAGGTCGACCGCGGAGCCTCGTACGCCGACGCCGTCGAAGGGCCCGGCGGCGACCCGCCCGGTGGACCAGCTGTGCGCCTGGCTGGTGCAGGACCAGCCACCGTCCGCGGTCATGGCGGTGATCGCGACGTCGATCCCGGCGCGGGCGGTGAGCGCGCCGGTCACGTCGACGAGCGCTGCCAGCCCGCGATCGAGCAGGACGGGGGCCGGCGGGGGAGCGCCGCACGGAGCGAGGTCGAGGGTGTGCACCGCCAGCTCGTAGGTGCCGGCGTGCACCAGGGACAGGACCGGCAGCGGCCCGACAGCGGAGCCGGCCAGCAGCCGGCCGGTCTCCTCGGCCTCACCACCGGCGAAGAAGTGGGCGATCCGCTCCCGCGCCTGCACCAGCGCCCCCACGACGTCCTCGTCCGTGGCCTCGCGGTGGGCGCGGACGAGCAGGTCGCTCACGCGGTCGGGGGGTGGCGGCTCCTTCAGCGCGCCGGTCCGCGCCGACGCGAGGATGCCCTCCAGGACCTGCGAGTCGTCCCAGTTTCCCAGGTGGATGCAGGTCTCGCGGCCGGTCCAGCCGGACAACCGGGAGGGGCGGGACAGGTCGGTCGACGGGTCACGCACCCCGTCCAGGAAGGCGTCCCAGGCGGCGACGACCTCGCGGCCCAGCTCCGGGACACCCAGCTCGCCCAGCCCGAAGCGACCGGGAGCGGGAACAGGTCCTGGCATGTCGCCATCCTGCCCTGGAGCCGTGGACGGGTACCGGGAGGTGCTCGTCAGGCTCTAGCCTGGGGTCGCGGGACCCATGGCTCAGTTGGTAGAGCAGCGCCCTTACAAGGCGAAGGTCGGCAGTTCGAGTCTGTCTGGGTCCACCTCCCGTGCACCGGTCCGTACGGCCGGCGAACGGTCAGTCCGGTACGGCGCCGGGTCCCTCGGCGCCGATGTCGGCCAGCTGGAGGTCGACCCAGTGGTGCACGTCGTGGGCGGTGACCTGCCGGGCCATCCCTGACATCGCCCGCCGGCGGGTGGCTTCCGGCAGCACCAAGGCCTGCTCGATCAGGCTGGAGAGCCCGTCGATGTCGAAGGGGTTGCACAGCACCGCGCCCTCGAGCTCGTGCGCCGCGCCGGTGAACTCGCTGAGCACGAGCGCACCGCAGCTACGGCGGGCGTTCTGGACGGCGACGTACTCCTTCGCGACGAGGTTCATGCCGTCGACCAGTGGCGTCACGAGCATCACGTCGGCGCAGGCGTAGTAGGCCGAGAGCGCCTCCGGAGTCAGTGACCGGTAGAGGTAGTGGACCGGCACGTCCCTGCCGGGAGCGGTGAAACGCCCGTTGATCCGCCCGGTGATCTGCTCGACCTGGCTGCGCAGCTGCCGGTACTCGCGGACGTCGTCCCGGCTGGGAACCGCCACCTGCACCAGGACGAGCTGGTCACGCAGGTCGGGCCGGCGCTCCAGGAGCGCCTCGAAGGCCCGCAACCGCTCGACGATGCCCTTGGTGTAGTCGAGCCGGTCCACGCCGAGCAGCACCGTGCGCCCGGCGAACTGCTGACGCAGGGCCCGGACCTCCTCGTCGGTCCGGGGTGAGGTGCCCAGGTCGGCGAACTGCGCCACGTCGATCGAGATCGGCGACACCGTGGTGCGCACCAGCCGGCCGTCGGGCAGGGCCAGGTCGTCGTCCTTGACCTGCACGCCGTCACCGCCGAGGAGCCGGCCGCAGGCGCGGACGAAGTTCCTCCGGTAGCCCTCGGTGTGGAAGCTGACGACATCGGCCCCGAGCGGTCCGAGGAGCAGGCTCTTGCGCCACGGGATGCGCGCGAAGATGTCCGGGGACGGCCACGGCGTGTGCAGGAACAGGCCGGTGCGCTGGGCGCCGCGCTCCTGGCGCACCAGCTCGGGCACCAGCAGCAGGTGGTAGTCGTGGACCCACAGCAACGCCTCGGGATTGCTGTCGAGCGCTTCCACGGCGGCGGCGGAGAACCGCTCGTTCACCGAGCGGTACGCCGCCCACCAGGAGCGCTCGAACACCGGCTTCTCGATCGCGTGGTGCAGCAGCGGCCAGAGCGTCCGGTTCGCGAAGCCGTGGTAGTAGTCGCGGACCTGGGTCGCCGTCAGGGACACCGGTGCGAGCCCGATCGACAGCTCGGGCAGCCGGGCCGGCGTGTCCTTGGTCCCGCCGTCCCAGCCGACCCACGCCCCGGAGCGGACGCTCATCACCGGGCGCAGCGCCGTCACCAGGCCGCCGGGGGACAGCTGCCAGCCGTCGTCGCCCGCATGCACCGGGAGCCGGTTCGCGACAGCGACGACCGGTCGCTTCGCGTCGTCGGTGGTCACGTCGGGAACCGCCCTCCTGCGTCGTGCCGACCGTCTCCCGGTCGACTGCCCGTACGGCGAGGTTACCGACGTGTCACGGTTCGTCCGTTCCGGCGCGTCCGCCCGGGGGGCCGACCCTCCCGTGCACGCCCGCGTGCGCGTCGTGCAGGCTGGAGGGCATGAGAACGCGATCCTTCCGCCTGCCCGTGCTGTCCCTGGCCGCCGTCGCGGCGCTGTCCGCCTGCACCGCCGAGACCCCGCCCGCCCCCGCCGGCCCCGAGGCCTCCGGCGCAGCCGGGGACCTGAAGGTGGTCACCGATCCCGACGCTGTGCTGCAGGTCGAGGACCAGACCAGTGAGGGGCCGACGGTGCTCGCCGAGGCGGCCGCCACCAAGGGCGGCTTCGTCGTCGTCTTCGCCGACGAGGGCCGCAACGTGCTGGGCACCGGCATCGTCCCGGCCGGGACCGAGCCGGCCAAGGTGCAGGTCTCGCTCGCCGAGGAGCCGACCGAGGAGATCGAGCTGATCGCCCGGCTCTATGCCGACAGCGACGGCGACGGCCTCTACAGCGCCGGCGACCAGCCGGTGAGCAACGGCGAGGACGACGACAGCGACGACGCCGAGGTCTTCCCCGGCGAGCAGGAGACGTTCAGCTTCACCGGCAAGCGGGTCGTCAACCAGTGACGCCGGGCGGGTGACGCTGGAGAGTCGCTCTAGGTTGACCGGGTGACCCCGCGGTTGGCTGATGTGCTCGACGTCCTCGAGGGCTTCTATCCGGCGGCGCACGCCGAGCCGTGGGACGCAGTCGGGCTGGTCTGTGGTGATCCGGCCGCCCCGATCCGGCGGGTGCTGCTGGCCGTCGACCCGGTCGAGGCGGTGGTCCAGGAGGTGGTCCAGGGCGGCTTCGACCTGTTGCTCACCCACCACCCGCTCTACCTGCGCGGCACCACCTCGGTCGCGGCCACCGACCCCAAGGGCAGGGTCGTGCACCGGCTGGTCTCGGCCGGGGCCGCGCTGCACGTCGCGCACACCAATGCCGACGTCGCCGATCCGGGCGTCTCCGACGCGCTGGCGGCGCTGTTCGACCTGCAGGACCTGCGGCCGCTGGAACCCGCGGCCGGCGAGCCGCTGGACAAGCTCGTCGTCTTCGTTCCCGTCAGCGATGCCGACCGGCTGCTCGACGCGCTGGCCGCCGCCGGGGCCGGCAGTGTCGGGAACTACGACCGGTGCGCGTGGTCGACCTCCGGCACCGGCACCTTCCGGCCGCTGCCGGGTGCCGCGCCTTCGGTCGGGGAGGTGGGCCGGGTCGAGCGGGTGGCGGAGGCCCGGCTCGAGGTGGTGCTGCCCCGCGCCGGCCGCGGGCGGGTGCTGCGTGCGCTGGTCGACACGCACCCGTACGAACAACCGGCGTACGACCTGCTGGAGCTCGCGACGGTGGCCGGCTCGCGCGGGCTCGGCCGGGTGGGCGAGCTGCCCTCGCCGGTGCCGCTCGGCGTGCTGACCGAGCGCGCCGCGCAGGTGCTGCCGGCGACCGCCTGGGGCGTACGGGCCGCCGGCGACCCGGCGCAGCCCGTGACCACGCTCGCCGTCTGCGGCGGCTCCGGCGACGGGCTGCTCGGCGCGGCGGCGCGGTCCGGCGCGGACGCCTTCCTCACCGCCGACCTCAGGCACCACCCGGCCAGCGAGTCACCGGAGGGGCTGGCCCTGCTGGACGCTGCGCACTGGGCGACCGAGTGGCCGTGGCTGGCCGACGCGGCCCGGCGGCTGGCTGCCGCCACTACGGTGGAGACGGTCGTGTCGACACTCGTCACCGACCCCTGGACGTACTCTGCGAGGAGTCCCACCGCGTGAAGGCCGACCCGTTCGTCCAGCTCCGTCTGCTCGAGCTGCAGGTCCTCGACAGCGCGCTCGACCGGCTGGCGCACAAGCGCCGCACGCTGCCCGAGATCGCCGAGATGGAGCGGCTCGACGGGCTTGTCGACGCGCTGCGCGACGGCATCGTCCGTGCCGAGACCGAGGTCGGCGACCTGGCCCGGGACACAGCGCGCTTCGAGCGCGAGATAGAGCAGGTCCGCGCCCGCCGTGACCGCGACGAGACGCGGCTGTCCTCCGGCGCGATCACCGTCGCCAAGCAGTTGCAGGACCTCGAACACGAGGTCGCGAGCCTCGTCCGCCGGCAGTCCGAGCTCGAGGACGGCGAGCTCGAGGTGATGGAGAAGGCCGAGACCGCGCAGGCCGAGCTGGACGAGCTGACCGGGCAGCGCTCGGCGCACGTCGAGGCCCGCGCAGCGGCCGAACGGGCGCGTGATGCGGCCTTCGCCGAGATCGACGCCGAGATCGAGCGGACGGTGGCGGAGCGGGCGGAGGTGGCGGGCTCGCTGCCCGAGGACCTGCTCGCCCTCTACGAGAGGATCCGGGCCGCCGAGGGCGGTGTCGGTGCCGGCGAGATCAGCCGTGGCCGGTGCGGCGGCTGCCGGCTGGACCTGATGAACAACGAGAAGTCTGCGGCCCGTGCCGCCGCCCCGGACGAGGTGCTGCGCCACGAGGATTGCGGCCGGATCATGGTGCGGACCGCCGAGTCGGGGCTGTGAGCCGGCGGTCGGGGCTGTGAGCCGGCGGNNNNNNNNNNNNNNNNNNNNNNNNNNNNNNNNNNNNNNNNNNNNNNNNNNNNNNNNNNNNNNNNNNNNNNNNNNNNNNNNNNNNNNNNNNNNNNNNNNNNGTGCGGACCGCCGAGTCGGGGCTGTGAGCCGGCGGTCGGGGCTGTGAGCCGGCGGCTCGTCGTCGAGGCGGACGGCGGCTCCCGGGGCAACCCCGGTCCGGCCGGCTACGGCGCCGTGGTGCGCGACGCGGTCACCGGTGAGGTGCTCGCCGAGCGGGCCGCCGGCCTCGGCACGGCCACCAACAACGTCGCGGAGTACGGCGGGCTGATCGCGGGGCTGACCGCTGCCCTCGAGCTCGACCCTGCCGAGGTCGAGGTGCGGATGGACTCCAAGCTCGTCGTGGAGCAGATGAGCGGTCGCTGGCAGGTCAAGCACCCGTCGATGAAGCCCCTTGCCCGCGAGGCGGCTTCGCTCGTGCAGCGGCTGCCGCGGGTCCGCTTCTCCTGGATCCCGCGGGCGCAGAACTCCCACGCAGACCGGCTCGCGAACGAGGCGATGGACGCCGCCGCCCGCGGCGAGGTGTGGCGGGTCGGCGGCGACAGCGGCCCGGCCGATGCCGCCGACGCGTGGCTGGCCGAGCACGAGCCGACCGCCTCCCTCGCCGCGACCGGCCCGGCGCCGAACCGGCTGCACGGCTGGATGGATCCCGCGGCGCCCCCCACCACGACGCTGCTGCT of the Mycobacteriales bacterium genome contains:
- a CDS encoding maleylpyruvate isomerase N-terminal domain-containing protein; the encoded protein is MPGPVPAPGRFGLGELGVPELGREVVAAWDAFLDGVRDPSTDLSRPSRLSGWTGRETCIHLGNWDDSQVLEGILASARTGALKEPPPPDRVSDLLVRAHREATDEDVVGALVQARERIAHFFAGGEAEETGRLLAGSAVGPLPVLSLVHAGTYELAVHTLDLAPCGAPPPAPVLLDRGLAALVDVTGALTARAGIDVAITAMTADGGWSCTSQAHSWSTGRVAAGPFDGVGVRGSAVDLLDVSAGRAGLPQLLVSRRLQVQQLPQWMRLAPLLDDVPGLPGGAALRAAVGGVSGVAGRVGRLLGQFRG
- a CDS encoding trehalose-6-phosphate synthase, which translates into the protein MTTDDAKRPVVAVANRLPVHAGDDGWQLSPGGLVTALRPVMSVRSGAWVGWDGGTKDTPARLPELSIGLAPVSLTATQVRDYYHGFANRTLWPLLHHAIEKPVFERSWWAAYRSVNERFSAAAVEALDSNPEALLWVHDYHLLLVPELVRQERGAQRTGLFLHTPWPSPDIFARIPWRKSLLLGPLGADVVSFHTEGYRRNFVRACGRLLGGDGVQVKDDDLALPDGRLVRTTVSPISIDVAQFADLGTSPRTDEEVRALRQQFAGRTVLLGVDRLDYTKGIVERLRAFEALLERRPDLRDQLVLVQVAVPSRDDVREYRQLRSQVEQITGRINGRFTAPGRDVPVHYLYRSLTPEALSAYYACADVMLVTPLVDGMNLVAKEYVAVQNARRSCGALVLSEFTGAAHELEGAVLCNPFDIDGLSSLIEQALVLPEATRRRAMSGMARQVTAHDVHHWVDLQLADIGAEGPGAVPD
- a CDS encoding Nif3-like dinuclear metal center hexameric protein codes for the protein MTPRLADVLDVLEGFYPAAHAEPWDAVGLVCGDPAAPIRRVLLAVDPVEAVVQEVVQGGFDLLLTHHPLYLRGTTSVAATDPKGRVVHRLVSAGAALHVAHTNADVADPGVSDALAALFDLQDLRPLEPAAGEPLDKLVVFVPVSDADRLLDALAAAGAGSVGNYDRCAWSTSGTGTFRPLPGAAPSVGEVGRVERVAEARLEVVLPRAGRGRVLRALVDTHPYEQPAYDLLELATVAGSRGLGRVGELPSPVPLGVLTERAAQVLPATAWGVRAAGDPAQPVTTLAVCGGSGDGLLGAAARSGADAFLTADLRHHPASESPEGLALLDAAHWATEWPWLADAARRLAAATTVETVVSTLVTDPWTYSARSPTA